The Candidatus Ancaeobacter aquaticus genome includes a window with the following:
- a CDS encoding NAD-dependent epimerase/dehydratase family protein — translation MILVTGATGYIGSHLVLSLRQDGQSVLCLVRKNTPQESIDFLKSHGAEIIQGDLLNLDPLIDQVQGKVKKVVHLVGSIVASKQESFETVHKKKTKALISLCQKIGAKKIVLLTAVGASPDAESDYLKTKFMAEEEVRNSGIPYVVLRASLVFGNDGGMRNSKMLIKLSRLVQRTPFVPFIGTGQSLVQPVYIGDLIICLKKSVLDDTVKDKTFEIAGPEKMSFNQMIQKIADYYDVRRIIVHIPTTIMIPIATLLEKIIPAPAVSCDQIKLLKKDNVCDTKLMEETFPVNMIKFEDGFKI, via the coding sequence ATGATACTTGTTACCGGTGCAACTGGTTATATCGGGTCTCATCTCGTTTTATCTTTACGTCAAGACGGTCAGTCAGTTTTGTGTCTTGTGAGAAAAAACACACCACAAGAAAGTATTGATTTTCTCAAATCGCATGGCGCAGAAATAATTCAGGGTGATTTACTCAATCTTGATCCGCTTATTGATCAAGTTCAGGGGAAAGTAAAAAAAGTAGTCCATCTTGTGGGGAGCATTGTGGCATCAAAACAAGAATCTTTTGAAACCGTGCACAAAAAAAAGACGAAGGCACTTATCTCATTATGTCAAAAAATAGGTGCTAAAAAGATAGTGCTTCTTACTGCGGTGGGGGCATCTCCGGATGCTGAAAGCGACTATTTAAAAACTAAATTTATGGCGGAAGAAGAGGTGAGAAACTCTGGTATACCCTATGTTGTTTTACGTGCATCACTTGTTTTTGGTAATGATGGGGGTATGCGAAACAGTAAAATGTTGATAAAACTGTCTCGTCTTGTCCAGCGGACACCTTTTGTTCCTTTTATAGGTACGGGACAGTCGCTTGTGCAGCCAGTATACATAGGTGATTTGATTATCTGTTTAAAAAAGTCAGTACTTGACGATACCGTTAAGGATAAAACATTTGAGATTGCAGGTCCTGAAAAGATGTCCTTTAATCAAATGATTCAAAAAATCGCTGATTATTACGATGTAAGACGCATTATTGTACATATTCCGACTACAATAATGATCCCTATAGCGACTCTGCTTGAAAAAATAATACCAGCACCTGCTGTCAGCTGCGATCAAATCAAACTATTGAAAAAAGATAATGTTTGTGACACAAAACTAATGGAAGAAACATTCCCTGTTAATATGATAAAATTTGAGGATGGATTTAAAATATAG
- a CDS encoding iron-containing alcohol dehydrogenase: MRKFDFNLPTKIVFGSGEIQRIGKEARKIGKLAMLLTGQNAMKKLGITDTVIQLLKNEGVHTILFDKIEPNPRTTIIDEAGSIAGKNKCDMVIGFGGGSVMDSAKAVALVARSGKPIWPYIYNEHGDTSSIDSEVLPIIEIPTVAATGSEADCGGVFTNWETHQKGVLFNPKLFPVVSIVDPALTLSCPASVTGDGGIDILSHVLDPYITSTNVCPLADRMSESIMITVIENLDKAIKNGADIKARENLSWASTVALCGMPSAGRGGSFPLHVMEHSLSGYYDISHGKGLACLMNAWLTFSLSGSKERLASIAQRVFYKDISQVTIDEAAQIGLDALMNWLKNIGQYVNLSELDIDDTHFGQMADDAIKLYGHGKDYIENQPMLDRAGIIEIYRKSLS; this comes from the coding sequence ATGAGGAAATTTGATTTCAATTTACCCACTAAAATAGTTTTTGGCTCTGGAGAGATTCAACGTATAGGTAAAGAAGCACGTAAGATAGGGAAATTGGCCATGCTTCTTACCGGTCAAAATGCAATGAAAAAGCTTGGTATTACTGATACGGTTATTCAACTCTTAAAGAATGAGGGGGTTCATACCATACTTTTTGATAAAATCGAGCCAAATCCGCGCACAACAATAATAGATGAAGCGGGTTCTATTGCAGGCAAAAATAAATGTGATATGGTGATTGGTTTCGGTGGTGGCAGTGTTATGGATTCGGCAAAAGCGGTAGCGCTTGTTGCTCGATCGGGTAAACCAATATGGCCATATATTTATAATGAGCACGGTGATACCTCTTCGATAGACAGCGAAGTATTGCCGATAATTGAGATTCCTACCGTTGCGGCGACTGGATCAGAGGCGGATTGTGGCGGGGTGTTTACCAATTGGGAGACACACCAAAAGGGAGTATTGTTTAATCCGAAATTATTTCCAGTAGTATCAATTGTTGATCCTGCATTAACGCTGTCGTGTCCTGCGTCTGTTACCGGTGATGGAGGTATCGATATTCTATCTCATGTGCTTGACCCTTATATAACATCGACAAATGTTTGTCCTCTTGCAGACAGAATGTCTGAAAGTATAATGATTACGGTTATAGAGAATCTTGATAAAGCGATAAAGAATGGTGCTGATATCAAAGCCAGAGAAAATCTGTCGTGGGCAAGTACGGTTGCTTTATGCGGTATGCCGTCTGCGGGACGCGGCGGTTCTTTCCCTCTCCACGTTATGGAGCACTCTTTAAGTGGGTATTATGATATTAGTCATGGTAAAGGGCTCGCATGTCTTATGAACGCATGGTTGACATTTTCGTTATCCGGTAGTAAGGAGCGGTTAGCTTCGATTGCTCAAAGGGTATTTTATAAGGATATAAGTCAAGTCACAATTGATGAAGCGGCACAGATTGGGCTGGACGCCCTTATGAACTGGCTTAAGAACATTGGACAGTATGTTAATTTAAGTGAACTGGATATAGATGACACACATTTTGGGCAGATGGCTGATGATGCAATCAAGCTGTATGGCCATGGCAAAGATTATATCGAAAATCAGCCTATGCTCGATCGTGCCGGCATAATCGAAATATATAGAAAGTCACTTAGCTAG
- a CDS encoding glycosyltransferase yields the protein MQPKRNILYLTLNSSIGGTEIMILTLSKNLNREKYNPVICSLVGDGTLIREASNCGITAYDLKMRGPFDVTIIFKLLRLINKERIHIMHTYLYHTNILGRVMGWVTRVPVIISTQRSTDPWRKWYHRALDRITARLCDVIISNSIAGKERLIKKEKIKEDKIIIINNGIEKAFPCDMPMLHRLKEQCGILADSPVIGTVSNLKPAKGLRYLLQAFKYISEKNNKAKLVIVGYGELYNELEQYAEDLGVLHNVRFTGFQSNAIDYISFFDVFVISSLWEGTPVSLLEAMSLGKPVVATDVGGVAEVVKSGEDGVLVKPRNARLLADTIIEIMSNKTMRKELGENAARKIEQKFNTVDMVKNTEVLYESIINKKKTQKV from the coding sequence ATGCAACCCAAGCGTAATATTTTATATCTCACCTTAAATTCCTCTATTGGCGGAACCGAAATAATGATTCTTACGCTATCCAAGAACCTTAATCGTGAGAAATATAATCCTGTTATTTGTTCTCTTGTTGGAGATGGTACTCTAATAAGAGAGGCTAGCAATTGCGGAATCACCGCATATGATTTAAAAATGAGAGGGCCGTTTGATGTTACTATTATTTTCAAACTTCTGCGTCTCATAAATAAAGAACGTATACACATTATGCATACTTACCTTTACCATACTAATATTTTGGGAAGAGTTATGGGGTGGGTTACCCGTGTGCCGGTTATTATATCAACCCAGAGAAGCACTGATCCCTGGCGTAAATGGTATCATAGGGCACTTGATCGAATAACAGCTCGGTTATGTGATGTGATAATTTCTAACTCAATTGCTGGGAAAGAACGTTTAATTAAGAAAGAGAAGATAAAAGAAGATAAAATAATAATTATTAATAATGGCATTGAGAAAGCATTTCCTTGTGATATGCCGATGCTGCACAGATTAAAAGAACAATGTGGAATTCTTGCAGATAGTCCGGTGATTGGCACCGTTTCTAATCTAAAGCCTGCAAAAGGTTTGAGATACCTTTTGCAGGCATTTAAATATATTTCGGAGAAAAACAATAAAGCTAAACTTGTCATTGTCGGTTACGGAGAATTATACAATGAATTAGAACAGTATGCTGAAGATTTAGGGGTATTGCATAATGTCCGGTTTACCGGATTTCAATCAAATGCAATTGACTATATATCTTTTTTTGACGTATTTGTGATCTCTTCTTTATGGGAAGGAACGCCAGTTAGTTTGCTTGAAGCAATGTCTTTAGGTAAACCAGTTGTCGCAACTGATGTGGGTGGAGTGGCTGAGGTTGTTAAAAGCGGGGAAGATGGAGTCCTCGTGAAGCCCCGCAATGCACGACTGCTGGCGGATACGATTATTGAAATTATGAGTAACAAAACAATGAGAAAAGAGTTGGGAGAGAATGCAGCGAGAAAAATTGAGCAAAAATTTAATACTGTAGACATGGTCAAAAATACTGAAGTTTTGTATGAATCTATCATTAATAAAAAGAAAACACAAAAAGTATGA
- a CDS encoding glycosyltransferase family 4 protein, translating to MSTIKVCHIITRLIQGGAQENTVSTVELLQQSNDFEVTLITGPALGPEGTMITYAKEHIKNTIVVDELRRNINPILDTISFLKLVMILRKGRYDIVHTHSSKAGIIGRIAARCAGVKVIVHTIHGLPYHEYQHVVINKLYVLLERYVTRFTKKIISVADIMTEKAVAQGVVSKDKCITIYSGMNLDNFVKNDEIKHAVRNQLGIPQDGVVILKVARLFYLKGHEYVVRAAREVMKENPHVIFLFVGGGILNEKMQALVNQYGLKNNFIFVGLVNADQVPRYINCADIVVHASLREGLPRIVPQALACKKPVVAFDVDGTKEVLKNNKNGFLIPPENITALQNALSNLVTNKELRERMGKEGRNDIDPIFRNEYMVEQIEKLYYALIK from the coding sequence ATGAGCACAATTAAGGTCTGCCACATAATTACCCGTTTAATACAAGGGGGCGCGCAAGAGAATACTGTTTCTACGGTTGAGCTTTTACAACAATCAAATGACTTTGAAGTGACCTTGATAACGGGGCCTGCATTAGGCCCTGAAGGAACTATGATTACCTATGCGAAAGAACATATCAAGAACACCATTGTTGTGGATGAACTGAGGCGAAATATCAATCCAATTCTCGATACTATATCTTTTCTTAAACTTGTGATGATACTAAGAAAGGGTAGATATGATATTGTTCATACGCATAGCTCGAAGGCTGGAATTATCGGAAGGATTGCTGCCCGGTGTGCTGGTGTTAAGGTAATAGTGCATACCATTCATGGTCTTCCTTATCATGAATATCAACATGTCGTTATAAATAAGCTGTATGTACTATTGGAGAGATATGTAACACGATTTACCAAAAAAATTATTTCCGTGGCTGATATTATGACTGAAAAGGCAGTGGCGCAGGGAGTGGTCTCAAAAGATAAATGTATTACGATATATAGCGGGATGAATCTCGATAACTTTGTTAAAAATGATGAAATTAAGCATGCAGTGCGCAATCAGCTTGGCATCCCTCAAGATGGAGTTGTTATTCTTAAAGTTGCCCGATTATTCTATTTGAAAGGACACGAATATGTGGTTCGTGCTGCGCGGGAAGTCATGAAAGAAAACCCACACGTCATATTTTTATTTGTTGGAGGGGGGATTTTAAACGAAAAAATGCAAGCGCTCGTGAATCAGTATGGACTTAAAAATAATTTTATTTTTGTAGGACTTGTTAATGCAGATCAAGTTCCTCGCTATATTAATTGTGCAGATATTGTGGTACATGCTTCGTTGAGAGAAGGTTTGCCGCGTATTGTGCCGCAAGCACTGGCATGCAAAAAACCTGTTGTTGCTTTCGATGTTGATGGTACAAAGGAGGTGTTGAAAAATAACAAAAACGGTTTTCTTATACCACCTGAGAATATCACTGCACTCCAAAATGCATTATCGAATCTAGTCACGAATAAAGAATTGAGAGAGCGGATGGGGAAAGAAGGTAGAAATGATATTGATCCCATTTTTAGAAATGAATATATGGTAGAACAAATAGAAAAATTATATTATGCTCTCATAAAATAA
- a CDS encoding MraY family glycosyltransferase, giving the protein MWYMLYGGSCIGALAVSLLVTRFAIFLSQKYNIYDTPGKRKIHTTMMPRIGWLGIYGAILLIVTIISYSVFALGAHPLCEKLWGGELISYIPGFYKKAPQLIGVLIGGMVITLIGIYDDRYGSSPLMKLCGQISAALVLIAFDIRITFFVHSYLFSVFITVVWVVALINAFNLLDNMDGLSGGVALIVSVLFFCAISSLDQYFVSILLAVFIGVLIGFLCFNFYPAKIFMGDAGSMFIGYFIAALTIVSTFYSKSAPSHFSVLMPLFILAVPIYDTASVILIRIKNKKPIYEGDTNHFSHRLVSLGMSHRGAVLFIYLVSLCAGMPALLLPYIHASGAILIFVQVVVVLLLIAFLEYFAKRKKDEKKEN; this is encoded by the coding sequence ATGTGGTATATGCTTTACGGAGGCAGTTGTATAGGAGCTCTAGCCGTATCACTTTTGGTGACACGTTTTGCAATATTTTTATCGCAAAAATATAATATCTATGACACACCCGGAAAGAGAAAGATCCACACGACGATGATGCCGCGTATTGGATGGCTTGGAATTTATGGGGCCATTCTTCTGATCGTAACAATTATCTCATATAGTGTATTTGCTCTAGGGGCGCATCCATTATGCGAGAAATTATGGGGGGGAGAACTGATCTCGTATATCCCAGGTTTTTATAAGAAAGCCCCGCAGTTAATAGGTGTTTTAATTGGAGGAATGGTCATCACCTTAATTGGCATATATGATGATAGATATGGTTCTTCTCCATTAATGAAGCTCTGCGGTCAAATAAGTGCCGCATTAGTCTTAATTGCTTTTGATATTCGGATTACTTTCTTTGTGCATAGTTATTTGTTTAGCGTGTTTATAACCGTAGTGTGGGTTGTGGCATTAATTAATGCTTTTAATCTCTTGGATAATATGGATGGTCTCTCAGGGGGTGTCGCCCTGATTGTTTCTGTTCTTTTTTTCTGTGCGATATCATCACTTGATCAATATTTTGTCAGCATATTGCTGGCAGTTTTTATTGGCGTATTGATAGGTTTCTTATGCTTTAACTTTTATCCCGCAAAGATCTTCATGGGAGATGCCGGGAGCATGTTTATAGGATATTTTATTGCTGCATTAACTATTGTTTCTACTTTCTACTCGAAATCTGCCCCTTCTCATTTTTCTGTTCTGATGCCTCTCTTTATCCTTGCAGTGCCGATATATGATACCGCATCGGTAATTCTTATCAGGATAAAAAACAAAAAACCGATTTATGAAGGTGACACCAATCATTTTTCTCACAGACTTGTTTCTCTGGGGATGTCACACCGCGGGGCAGTGCTCTTTATCTATCTTGTATCGCTGTGTGCGGGTATGCCGGCACTACTCTTGCCGTATATACACGCTTCTGGCGCAATACTCATTTTCGTTCAAGTTGTGGTAGTGCTGCTTCTTATCGCGTTTCTTGAATATTTTGCGAAAAGAAAAAAAGATGAAAAAAAAGAGAATTGA
- a CDS encoding O-antigen ligase family protein, which produces MKKKRIEKIIDVILTSNIVLLLFIAPIKFGLPTIYSYKAFLPESFFDWLYATWPNELFVILCINCAVFFLLKLALSEGMVFKYNIITKLLGVFICICAIGLMYAVNTQMAVKTAMNIIGAACFYIIVNNSADKKNLFLIVFLSAAILVSVYGIYQRVFGFQETKEWADLYMKSHASFERIQGKLSSGRVFSTFVYPNAFAGYLLMVIPVSVLLFIQRFKKSSERENSVKYALLVSLICAAVCIPFLEGFGGILKIAGVEVATGVLILIYPIVQFVNLILTQSQGGYVVFILVILFSVYLFNKRMCLKLSLLILSVLVLSCFILLMVKRAEFFQYVKVLSLKARMEYLWSTLVMIIHKPFIGYGPGSYGSVYAQYKMLAAEETQFAHNNYLQVWAESGIGGCIVFVSIWILGLREGLRHFKENGLASHNDIIRFGAFLGLTGFVLHSCIDFDFYIPALALSAFFLLAILTDNMASTTVKKITGDRIKKILISCAVVLFILGNGYCIRLIVADTLFNKGLACYNKREYVRAIDILKSTKKWNSSDDLAQYYAGMACLSLGKPEDAVHYFNRAIELNTCSSKYYYKRAESYFQMGSFRANVEKDLKKAVKYYPTSMFYRIELAKFYEIIGQKKKALIEYQYILELNPEDLLLRNKADALRENL; this is translated from the coding sequence ATGAAAAAAAAGAGAATTGAAAAAATAATAGATGTAATTCTCACATCAAATATTGTTCTGCTACTTTTTATTGCTCCGATAAAATTTGGCCTTCCGACTATTTATTCATATAAAGCATTTCTCCCAGAATCTTTTTTTGACTGGTTATATGCCACGTGGCCAAATGAATTGTTTGTTATTCTATGTATTAATTGTGCGGTATTCTTTTTGCTTAAATTGGCTCTTTCAGAAGGAATGGTTTTTAAATACAACATCATTACGAAGCTTCTAGGTGTATTTATATGTATTTGTGCTATCGGTCTTATGTATGCAGTCAATACGCAAATGGCGGTCAAGACCGCTATGAACATTATAGGGGCAGCTTGTTTCTATATTATAGTGAATAATTCTGCTGATAAAAAAAACTTATTCTTAATCGTTTTTTTGTCTGCCGCAATTCTTGTTTCAGTTTATGGTATCTATCAAAGGGTTTTTGGTTTTCAAGAAACGAAAGAGTGGGCAGATTTATATATGAAAAGTCACGCGTCCTTTGAGAGGATACAGGGGAAGCTCTCTAGTGGGCGTGTGTTTTCAACGTTTGTGTATCCTAATGCGTTTGCAGGGTATCTGCTCATGGTAATCCCGGTATCGGTTTTGTTGTTTATTCAAAGATTCAAAAAATCTAGTGAGCGGGAAAATAGTGTTAAGTATGCACTTTTGGTGTCTCTGATATGTGCAGCAGTATGCATTCCTTTTCTTGAAGGTTTTGGAGGAATCTTGAAAATTGCAGGAGTGGAAGTTGCTACTGGTGTGCTTATTCTCATATATCCGATTGTACAATTTGTTAACCTGATCTTGACGCAATCTCAGGGTGGTTATGTTGTTTTTATCTTAGTGATACTCTTTAGCGTGTATCTTTTTAATAAACGTATGTGTTTAAAATTATCCTTGTTAATTTTGAGTGTGCTTGTTTTGTCATGTTTTATCCTGCTAATGGTAAAGAGGGCAGAATTCTTTCAGTATGTCAAAGTTCTTTCTCTGAAAGCACGCATGGAGTATTTATGGAGCACTCTTGTTATGATCATCCATAAGCCGTTCATTGGATACGGACCAGGATCATACGGCAGTGTCTATGCTCAATATAAAATGCTTGCTGCAGAGGAGACACAATTTGCGCACAATAATTATCTTCAAGTATGGGCCGAATCCGGCATTGGAGGATGTATCGTATTTGTGTCGATATGGATCCTAGGGTTGAGAGAAGGGTTAAGACATTTTAAAGAAAATGGACTGGCTTCACATAATGATATAATACGTTTTGGTGCATTTCTCGGATTAACCGGATTTGTTCTTCACAGTTGTATTGATTTCGATTTTTATATACCGGCACTAGCTCTCTCGGCATTTTTTCTTTTGGCAATCCTCACCGATAACATGGCGAGTACCACGGTAAAGAAAATCACTGGGGATAGGATAAAAAAGATACTGATTTCATGTGCAGTTGTGCTATTTATTCTTGGAAATGGATATTGTATTAGATTGATTGTGGCAGATACGTTATTTAATAAGGGATTGGCATGTTACAATAAAAGAGAATATGTTCGCGCCATCGATATTCTTAAAAGTACAAAGAAATGGAACTCGTCGGATGATCTTGCTCAGTATTATGCAGGTATGGCGTGCTTATCATTAGGCAAGCCTGAAGACGCGGTACATTACTTTAATCGCGCAATAGAATTGAATACCTGTTCCTCAAAATATTATTATAAGCGTGCAGAAAGTTATTTTCAAATGGGAAGTTTTAGAGCTAACGTCGAAAAAGATCTAAAAAAAGCGGTAAAATATTATCCTACAAGTATGTTTTATAGAATAGAGCTGGCAAAGTTTTATGAGATTATTGGACAAAAAAAGAAAGCATTGATAGAATATCAGTATATATTAGAATTGAATCCTGAAGATTTACTTCTGCGAAATAAAGCAGATGCTTTAAGGGAAAACCTATAG
- the aroQ gene encoding type II 3-dehydroquinate dehydratase, with translation MRILVIHGPNLNLLGEREPEIYGSFSLDDINKKLKKIAKENKIEITIIQSNHEGDIVDVIGNARDITDAIIINPAAYTHTSIAIRDAILASQVPTLEVHLSNIYAREDFRSTSLIAPVAVGQISGFGSESYTLAMYAALNLKGKRRGKK, from the coding sequence ATGAGAATACTTGTTATTCATGGTCCAAATCTAAATCTTCTCGGCGAAAGAGAACCTGAGATATATGGTTCCTTTTCACTAGATGATATTAATAAAAAGTTAAAAAAGATTGCAAAAGAAAATAAGATCGAAATTACTATTATACAATCAAATCATGAGGGAGACATTGTTGATGTTATCGGAAATGCTCGAGATATAACTGATGCTATAATAATTAATCCTGCAGCATATACTCACACCAGTATTGCTATACGAGATGCAATACTTGCTTCACAAGTGCCGACTCTTGAAGTTCACCTGTCAAATATTTATGCCAGGGAAGATTTTAGAAGTACGTCACTTATTGCGCCAGTTGCTGTTGGGCAGATATCGGGTTTTGGTTCTGAGAGTTACACGCTCGCAATGTACGCAGCCCTCAATTTGAAAGGGAAGCGTCGTGGCAAGAAATAG
- a CDS encoding Xaa-Pro peptidase family protein, whose product MARNSVFTNRCVTLQKKLIQKNIDALFVSNLSNVFYLTGFRGTNAYLLVTKKSILFYTDFRYKEEAEAVVKHAKIVIYSDSFLSLLFVVFQKKKIVRCGFESSSLTYDQFVRFRRGLKGVKLVPQDSIVEELRIIKDAQELKTIKKCARVIERVIHNIRPKIHEGVTEKEVAAEIEYVMRLYGAQKSSFDPIVAFGASTSCPHAQITNRALKKGDAIMIDAGCIIDGYSSDLTRTFFFNNINARLKKIYHVVYEAQKKALDAIRIGVKASYIDRIAREYITKSGYGPYFGHALGHGVGINVHELPRISSASDVLLETGMVCTIEPGIYVPRVGGVRIEDMVCVTESGCELITGLSKNLDDCML is encoded by the coding sequence GTGGCAAGAAATAGTGTATTTACTAATCGATGTGTAACTCTACAAAAAAAACTTATTCAGAAGAATATTGACGCCCTTTTTGTTTCTAATTTGAGTAATGTGTTTTATCTAACCGGCTTTCGCGGAACAAACGCATATCTCTTGGTAACAAAAAAATCGATTTTATTTTATACCGATTTTCGCTATAAAGAGGAAGCTGAAGCAGTAGTTAAACATGCAAAAATCGTAATTTACAGCGATTCATTTTTATCTCTTCTTTTTGTTGTCTTTCAGAAAAAAAAGATAGTTAGATGCGGCTTTGAATCATCATCTCTAACCTATGATCAGTTCGTTCGATTCCGTAGAGGGCTAAAAGGGGTAAAACTCGTTCCCCAGGATAGTATTGTTGAAGAACTAAGAATCATAAAAGATGCTCAGGAACTCAAGACTATAAAAAAATGTGCGCGGGTTATTGAAAGGGTTATTCACAATATACGCCCAAAAATACACGAGGGGGTAACTGAGAAAGAAGTCGCGGCCGAGATTGAGTATGTTATGCGCTTATATGGGGCCCAGAAGTCATCGTTTGATCCTATTGTGGCTTTTGGTGCTTCGACGTCGTGTCCACATGCACAGATAACTAATCGTGCATTGAAAAAAGGTGACGCAATAATGATTGATGCTGGATGTATTATTGACGGTTACAGTTCTGACTTGACAAGGACATTTTTCTTCAATAATATAAACGCTCGACTTAAAAAGATATATCACGTAGTGTATGAAGCACAGAAAAAAGCACTTGATGCAATACGTATCGGTGTGAAAGCTTCTTATATCGATCGCATTGCCCGAGAATACATTACGAAAAGCGGTTATGGTCCGTATTTTGGACATGCGCTAGGTCACGGTGTTGGTATTAATGTTCATGAGTTGCCACGCATATCTTCTGCGAGTGATGTGTTATTGGAAACAGGCATGGTATGTACTATTGAGCCGGGAATATATGTGCCACGGGTAGGGGGCGTAAGAATTGAGGATATGGTTTGTGTTACTGAATCTGGGTGTGAGCTTATAACTGGTCTATCAAAAAACCTAGATGATTGCATGCTGTAA
- the accB gene encoding acetyl-CoA carboxylase biotin carboxyl carrier protein — MDLKEIKKIIEIMKENEITEFELEKDGLRIVLKKGTKNGFKEIPVEYIAPSQSMQTTPQVASQEPEEPKGNYDYIKSPMVGTFYCAPSPDSSPFIANGQSVNSDDVVCIVEAMKVMNEIKADVKGKIVEILVENSEPVEFGQPLFKVEKVK, encoded by the coding sequence ATGGATTTGAAAGAGATAAAGAAAATTATTGAGATAATGAAAGAAAATGAAATTACCGAGTTTGAACTCGAAAAAGATGGGTTAAGAATTGTTCTTAAAAAGGGAACAAAAAATGGTTTTAAAGAGATTCCCGTTGAATATATTGCTCCTTCACAAAGCATGCAAACGACACCACAGGTTGCCAGTCAAGAGCCGGAAGAACCAAAAGGAAACTATGATTATATAAAGTCTCCTATGGTAGGAACTTTTTACTGCGCACCATCACCTGATTCTTCACCGTTTATTGCAAATGGACAATCAGTAAATTCTGATGATGTTGTTTGTATTGTTGAAGCAATGAAGGTGATGAATGAAATTAAAGCGGATGTAAAAGGGAAGATAGTAGAGATCTTGGTTGAAAACAGCGAACCTGTAGAGTTTGGTCAGCCATTATTTAAAGTCGAAAAAGTTAAGTAA